A window from Candidatus Nitrospira neomarina encodes these proteins:
- a CDS encoding DUF72 domain-containing protein, protein MKTIGRIYIGTSGWHYPHWVGPFYPSGMASKEFLRFYARHFSTVEINNTFYHLPAPHTVTEWKTETPKKFLFTCKGSRYITHMKKLKDPGQTLQPFLKTINQLSNKRGPILFQLPPRWRINTLRLEEFLKALPKTFRYAFEFRDKSWFAQPVYDLLTKYHAAFCLYHLAGRWAPEIVTTDFVYIRLHGPGEAYQGKYHSQTLRLWANKCHTWAQSGKNVYCYFDNDQDGYAPINALALQTRVQGLKKKRR, encoded by the coding sequence ATGAAGACCATCGGGAGAATCTACATTGGGACTTCAGGCTGGCATTATCCACATTGGGTGGGCCCCTTTTATCCGTCAGGCATGGCCAGTAAAGAGTTTCTCCGGTTTTATGCCCGCCACTTCAGCACTGTTGAAATCAACAACACGTTTTATCATCTTCCTGCCCCTCACACAGTGACAGAGTGGAAAACCGAAACACCCAAGAAATTCTTATTCACGTGTAAAGGCAGCCGGTATATCACACATATGAAAAAGCTTAAAGATCCAGGGCAGACCCTCCAACCTTTTCTTAAAACGATTAACCAACTGAGCAACAAACGGGGCCCGATCCTGTTTCAGTTGCCGCCGCGTTGGAGGATAAACACACTCAGGCTGGAAGAATTTTTGAAGGCCCTACCGAAAACATTCCGGTATGCATTTGAGTTTCGTGATAAAAGCTGGTTTGCACAACCCGTCTACGACCTGCTCACAAAATATCATGCGGCCTTTTGCCTGTATCATCTGGCCGGGCGCTGGGCACCGGAAATCGTCACCACAGATTTCGTGTATATCCGGCTTCATGGCCCCGGCGAAGCCTATCAAGGAAAGTATCATTCCCAAACGCTTCGCCTTTGGGCCAACAAATGTCACACGTGGGCACAATCAGGAAAGAACGTCTACTGCTATTTCGACAATGACCAAGACGGATATGCCCCGATCAACGCACTTGCCCTGCAAACAAGGGTGCAAGGATTAAAAAAGAAGCGACGTTAA
- a CDS encoding HPF/RaiA family ribosome-associated protein, translating to MDLQIDSRNVTMTPRWKTEIESRMADLQAGHEDLIHGRVTLTKNAHHKKSQNVAEALVVVTMPGRHTLTARKEEKTFEEAIRAAFFAMAIEVKKFRDKRASKEIRVPPIPLRGVISKLFPKEGYGFLLQDGGGEVYFHKNAVHGMKFEELEDGVEVSFNVEDGEKGPQATTVNPLPSVPGAVDKAAFS from the coding sequence ATGGATCTTCAAATTGACAGTCGAAATGTGACAATGACTCCACGGTGGAAAACGGAGATTGAAAGTCGGATGGCCGATCTCCAGGCCGGCCATGAGGATCTGATCCACGGGCGGGTGACGCTCACAAAAAACGCCCATCACAAAAAATCCCAAAATGTGGCAGAAGCCCTGGTGGTTGTCACGATGCCTGGACGGCATACCCTGACGGCGAGAAAAGAGGAAAAGACGTTCGAAGAAGCTATCCGTGCGGCATTCTTTGCCATGGCCATCGAAGTGAAGAAGTTCAGGGACAAACGGGCCTCCAAAGAAATACGGGTCCCCCCTATTCCGTTACGCGGTGTGATCTCTAAATTGTTTCCCAAGGAAGGATATGGGTTTCTTCTCCAGGACGGAGGAGGCGAGGTCTATTTTCACAAAAATGCAGTACACGGAATGAAATTCGAGGAACTTGAGGATGGGGTGGAGGTTTCCTTCAATGTGGAAGACGGGGAGAAGGGGCCACAGGCAACCACGGTGAATCCACTTCCCAGTGTCCCGGGAGCCGTTGATAAAGCTGCCTTCTCCTGA
- the floA gene encoding flotillin-like protein FloA (flotillin-like protein involved in membrane lipid rafts), with the protein MEIETQAFGSLGLLVLVLVLLFGFLYVIPIPLWIAAWASNAYVGLFTLVGMRLRRVPPVTVINARISGVKAGLDIPVDDLEAHFLAGGNVVKVVNAMISADKANIPMTFKRAAAIDLAGRDVLEAVKMSVLPKVIETPRITAVAKDGIQLIAVSRVTVRANIDRLVGGAGEETVIARVGEGMVSTIGSSATHKDVLENPDHISKNILGRGLDAGTAFEILSIDIADVDVGENIGAKLQIDQANADKQIAQAKAEERRAMAVALEQEMRARVVEAEAEVPKAMSEAFRQGNLGIMDYYRMKNVQADTAMRGAIAGTEEEPPGPSK; encoded by the coding sequence ATGGAAATTGAAACTCAGGCATTCGGTTCCCTCGGGCTCCTTGTCTTGGTTCTGGTACTTCTGTTTGGGTTTCTGTATGTCATTCCCATTCCCCTTTGGATCGCGGCATGGGCTTCAAACGCCTACGTTGGACTCTTTACACTGGTCGGCATGCGGTTGCGCCGGGTTCCCCCGGTCACCGTGATCAATGCCAGAATCAGCGGGGTCAAGGCAGGACTCGATATTCCCGTGGACGATCTGGAAGCTCACTTTCTGGCCGGAGGCAATGTGGTCAAAGTCGTCAATGCCATGATCTCAGCCGACAAGGCCAATATCCCCATGACCTTTAAACGCGCCGCCGCCATTGACCTGGCCGGCCGTGATGTCCTTGAGGCCGTCAAAATGTCAGTCCTTCCAAAAGTCATCGAAACTCCCCGAATAACTGCCGTGGCCAAGGACGGCATCCAGCTCATCGCGGTCTCACGAGTCACCGTTCGAGCCAATATTGACCGGTTGGTCGGCGGAGCCGGTGAAGAAACGGTTATTGCGCGGGTGGGAGAAGGGATGGTGAGCACCATTGGCTCCTCCGCCACACATAAGGATGTCCTGGAGAACCCGGACCATATTTCCAAAAATATATTGGGAAGGGGCCTGGATGCCGGGACGGCGTTCGAAATTTTGTCCATCGATATTGCCGATGTCGATGTGGGAGAAAATATCGGGGCAAAGCTGCAAATCGATCAGGCCAATGCGGACAAGCAGATTGCTCAAGCCAAAGCGGAAGAACGGCGGGCCATGGCGGTCGCCTTGGAACAGGAAATGCGCGCCCGTGTCGTGGAGGCGGAAGCAGAGGTTCCCAAGGCCATGTCCGAAGCCTTTCGTCAGGGAAATTTAGGGATCATGGATTATTACCGGATGAAAAATGTACAAGCCGATACGGCCATGCGAGGAGCCATTGCCGGCACGGAGGAGGAACCGCCGGGACCTTCCAAATAA